In a single window of the Agrobacterium fabrum str. C58 genome:
- a CDS encoding DUF5330 domain-containing protein codes for MWFLIKGTFWFSLVLVALSYIGSSNDPAKEPSAFDLPSAVSAAGEAYRYVSAICIEKPDVCVKGAETFHALGERAKEGAKVAYELLDKQLASGDKPADVADIAADAEKLAAAPVVSVEFPGKPDMLKTGTVIPLPQKRPTP; via the coding sequence ATGTGGTTTCTGATCAAAGGAACATTCTGGTTTTCGCTGGTGCTCGTGGCGCTGTCCTATATCGGCAGCAGCAACGATCCGGCCAAGGAACCTTCGGCATTTGATCTTCCCAGCGCCGTTTCGGCCGCAGGGGAAGCCTATCGTTATGTCAGCGCCATCTGCATCGAAAAACCCGATGTCTGCGTCAAGGGCGCCGAAACCTTCCATGCTCTCGGAGAGCGGGCAAAGGAAGGCGCAAAGGTTGCCTATGAACTGCTGGACAAGCAGCTTGCCTCCGGTGACAAGCCCGCTGATGTTGCTGACATTGCCGCAGACGCCGAAAAACTGGCGGCAGCCCCCGTTGTCAGCGTCGAATTTCCCGGGAAGCCCGACATGCTGAAGACCGGCACCGTTATTCCCCTGCCGCAGAAGCGCCCAACTCCTTGA
- a CDS encoding cation:proton antiporter codes for MTPELTVSFATILATVVLSAAFLLTVYRVVVGPTLPDRIVALDMLVGIAIGFIAVIAIRTGFTLYVDIAIALGLVGFLATVAFARFVLSRGPDDRRRRATVLDGDRASEVIEKPMENDARGKKGRGRR; via the coding sequence ATGACGCCGGAACTCACAGTTTCATTCGCAACTATACTTGCAACGGTTGTATTGTCGGCTGCCTTCTTGCTGACAGTCTATCGTGTCGTCGTTGGCCCGACCCTGCCGGATCGCATCGTTGCGCTCGACATGCTGGTGGGTATCGCCATCGGCTTCATCGCTGTTATCGCCATCCGCACCGGCTTTACCCTTTATGTCGATATCGCCATTGCGCTCGGGCTGGTCGGTTTTCTGGCGACGGTTGCCTTTGCCCGTTTCGTGCTGTCGCGTGGTCCCGACGATCGACGCAGGAGAGCGACGGTTCTCGATGGGGACAGGGCATCTGAAGTAATTGAAAAACCTATGGAAAACGATGCGCGCGGCAAAAAGGGGAGGGGCAGGCGATGA
- a CDS encoding Na+/H+ antiporter subunit C, which translates to MEAVFSILVGIFFSVAIYLMLSRHSIRMLLGIAILGNAVNLLLFTAGRLTRDVPPIIPAGMDTLPAGAANPLPQALILTAIVISFSFFCFLLVLTWRAFQELQTDDTDEMRTAEPAGEPLPPLGY; encoded by the coding sequence ATGGAAGCGGTTTTCTCCATTCTCGTCGGCATCTTTTTTTCGGTGGCGATCTATCTCATGCTGTCGCGCCACAGCATCCGCATGCTGCTCGGCATCGCCATTCTCGGCAATGCGGTCAACCTTTTGCTGTTCACCGCCGGCCGGTTGACGCGGGACGTGCCGCCGATCATTCCGGCGGGCATGGACACGCTGCCCGCAGGTGCCGCCAATCCGCTGCCGCAGGCGCTTATCCTGACGGCGATCGTGATTTCCTTTTCCTTCTTCTGTTTCCTTCTGGTTCTGACCTGGCGCGCTTTCCAGGAATTGCAGACCGACGATACGGACGAAATGCGCACCGCAGAACCCGCCGGCGAGCCCTTGCCGCCGCTCGGTTATTGA
- the ros gene encoding MucR family transcriptional regulator Ros — protein sequence MTETAYGNAQDLLVELTADIVAAYVSNHVVPVTELPGLISDVHTALSGTSAPASVAVNVEKQKPAVSVRKSVQDDHIVCLECGGSFKSLKRHLTTHHSMTPEEYREKWDLPVDYPMVAPAYAEARSRLAKEMGLGQRRKASR from the coding sequence ATGACGGAAACTGCATACGGTAACGCCCAGGATCTGCTGGTCGAACTGACGGCGGATATTGTGGCTGCCTATGTTAGCAACCACGTCGTTCCGGTCACAGAGCTTCCCGGCCTTATTTCGGATGTTCACACGGCGCTCAGCGGAACATCGGCACCGGCATCGGTGGCGGTCAATGTTGAAAAGCAGAAGCCTGCCGTCTCGGTCCGCAAGTCGGTTCAGGACGATCACATCGTCTGTTTGGAATGTGGCGGCTCGTTCAAGTCGCTGAAGCGGCATCTCACGACGCATCACAGCATGACGCCGGAAGAATATCGCGAAAAATGGGATCTGCCGGTCGACTATCCGATGGTTGCTCCCGCCTATGCCGAAGCCCGCTCGCGGCTCGCCAAGGAAATGGGTCTCGGCCAGCGCCGCAAGGCCAGCCGCTGA
- a CDS encoding Na+/H+ antiporter subunit D translates to MASSTTSTVTDLSAALVMAPVPLADWLIILPIALCIGAGAVLMMMRHAIRHHAAVAIAALSLLVILNAALLWKVATQGPFTMVMGRWLPPFGIAFTADLTGALLSLAAAIVALAGAIHAGADIDASGRRYGFYPFLMLLMAGVTGAFLTGDLFNLYVWFEVLLISSFGLIVLGSTREQIDGALKYAILNLIGTTLFLITVGYLYAIFGTLNMADIALKATELRGTAPLMTLASLFALAFAMKAAAFPVNFWLPASYHTPRIVVSALFGGLLTKVGIYSLLRVMVMLFPVEREELSIVIAISAALTMVLGAMGALAQNDIRRMLGYIVISGIGYMMAGIAIGTPSGVSGAIFYALHSMVLMTALYLAAGHAARLGGGFSLTSLGDLYRQAPWFSALALALFFAGSGLPPFSGFWPKAVLVKSAIDIGAWWLAAAILVSGFIATIAFGRVFLLCFWRPVTTSAGQPALQPAARPPAPSVAPLVGLTLLVVFFGLFPESLLNLSQQAAAGLGNPQAYIQSVFPQGGKP, encoded by the coding sequence ATGGCTTCCTCCACCACATCAACCGTGACCGATCTTTCCGCAGCGCTTGTGATGGCGCCCGTGCCGCTTGCCGACTGGCTGATCATCCTGCCCATCGCGCTGTGCATCGGCGCAGGGGCCGTGCTGATGATGATGCGCCACGCCATCCGCCACCATGCCGCAGTCGCCATTGCCGCACTTTCTTTGCTGGTGATCCTTAATGCAGCACTGCTCTGGAAGGTTGCCACGCAAGGCCCGTTCACCATGGTCATGGGCCGCTGGCTGCCGCCCTTCGGCATTGCCTTCACCGCCGATCTCACCGGCGCGCTCCTGTCGCTCGCCGCCGCCATCGTCGCGCTTGCCGGCGCCATCCATGCTGGCGCGGATATCGATGCCAGCGGCAGGCGTTATGGCTTCTATCCTTTCCTGATGTTGCTGATGGCGGGCGTCACCGGCGCTTTCCTGACCGGTGATCTCTTCAACCTCTATGTCTGGTTCGAGGTGCTGCTGATCTCGTCCTTCGGCCTCATCGTGCTCGGTTCCACGCGCGAGCAGATCGATGGCGCACTGAAATACGCCATCCTGAACCTCATCGGCACGACCCTGTTCCTGATCACGGTCGGATATCTTTATGCCATCTTCGGCACGCTCAACATGGCCGATATTGCGCTCAAGGCAACGGAGCTGCGTGGCACCGCGCCGTTGATGACGCTCGCCAGCCTCTTCGCGCTCGCCTTCGCCATGAAGGCCGCCGCCTTTCCGGTGAATTTCTGGCTGCCCGCCTCTTATCACACGCCGCGCATCGTCGTTTCCGCGCTCTTTGGTGGCCTGCTCACCAAGGTCGGCATCTATTCGCTGCTGCGCGTCATGGTCATGCTGTTTCCGGTCGAGCGGGAAGAACTGAGCATCGTCATCGCCATTTCCGCCGCACTCACCATGGTGCTGGGCGCCATGGGCGCACTCGCCCAGAACGATATCCGCCGCATGCTCGGTTACATCGTCATCTCGGGCATCGGCTACATGATGGCCGGCATCGCCATCGGCACGCCGTCAGGCGTATCGGGCGCCATCTTTTATGCCCTGCATTCCATGGTCCTGATGACGGCGCTTTATCTCGCCGCCGGCCATGCCGCCCGCCTCGGCGGCGGTTTCAGCCTCACGTCGCTTGGCGACCTTTACCGGCAGGCCCCGTGGTTTTCGGCACTGGCGCTTGCGCTGTTTTTCGCCGGTTCCGGCCTGCCACCTTTTTCCGGCTTCTGGCCGAAGGCGGTTCTGGTCAAGTCGGCCATCGATATCGGCGCCTGGTGGCTCGCCGCCGCCATTCTCGTCTCCGGTTTCATCGCCACCATCGCCTTCGGACGGGTATTCCTGCTCTGTTTCTGGCGCCCAGTAACGACGTCCGCCGGCCAGCCTGCCTTGCAGCCCGCCGCACGTCCGCCGGCCCCGTCTGTCGCGCCACTGGTGGGGCTGACTTTGCTGGTGGTGTTCTTCGGCCTGTTCCCGGAAAGCCTGCTCAATCTCAGCCAGCAGGCGGCGGCTGGTCTTGGTAATCCGCAGGCCTATATTCAGTCGGTCTTTCCGCAAGGGGGAAAGCCATGA
- the mnhG gene encoding monovalent cation/H(+) antiporter subunit G, protein MMGWIVAILVAALTLSGALFSLIAAIGLNRLPDVYTRMHAASKAGTVGSGLLLLAVGIHSMELSTLARALAGFLFFILTAPVSAHLLAMAAHKAGYPLADKSVVDDLKKM, encoded by the coding sequence ATGATGGGCTGGATCGTGGCAATTCTCGTTGCGGCGCTGACGCTCTCCGGCGCCCTCTTTTCGCTGATTGCGGCCATCGGGCTTAATCGCCTGCCTGACGTCTATACCCGCATGCATGCCGCTTCCAAGGCGGGAACGGTGGGGTCCGGCCTGTTGCTTCTGGCGGTGGGCATCCATTCCATGGAACTGTCGACGCTGGCGCGTGCGCTGGCCGGTTTTTTATTCTTCATTCTCACTGCACCGGTCTCTGCGCATCTTCTTGCGATGGCGGCGCACAAGGCAGGTTATCCGCTGGCCGATAAATCGGTAGTTGATGACCTCAAGAAAATGTGA
- a CDS encoding Na+/H+ antiporter subunit E: MSLYTVQLVFIAVWLAVTGSLTLANIVFALIVSTLALGLIRHQLPGGRSHWLRLFRVLSLVLLFFKELALSAWKVAVLVTRPKLDVQPGIFAYPLTVTTDFEITLLANLITLTPGTLSVDVSADRKTLYVHAIDCSDIEATKNDIRNGFERKIMEAFQI; encoded by the coding sequence ATGAGCCTCTACACCGTGCAATTGGTGTTTATTGCCGTCTGGCTCGCCGTGACGGGCAGCCTCACGCTGGCGAATATTGTCTTCGCCCTCATCGTTTCGACACTGGCGCTCGGGCTGATCCGCCACCAGCTTCCGGGCGGGCGCAGCCACTGGCTCAGGCTTTTCCGCGTGCTGTCGCTGGTGCTGCTGTTCTTCAAGGAATTGGCGCTCTCGGCCTGGAAAGTGGCGGTGCTGGTGACGCGGCCGAAGCTTGACGTGCAGCCCGGCATTTTCGCCTATCCGCTGACGGTGACGACGGATTTCGAAATCACGCTGCTTGCCAATCTCATCACGCTCACGCCGGGCACGCTCTCCGTCGATGTTTCCGCGGATAGAAAGACGCTCTACGTGCACGCGATCGACTGCAGCGATATCGAAGCCACGAAAAACGACATCCGAAACGGCTTCGAAAGAAAGATCATGGAGGCGTTCCAGATATGA
- a CDS encoding DUF6456 domain-containing protein → MNELKNAQTASAHRILLPLLRCIASGAADVTEEGNEIVLRRKRPGQAVQRFPTETVRLAVSSGLLEWRQNSLSAAPPLASYLKRATAKDRDEVFQEQHRDIQTVVVEIDETKQPARRNLNTAPLTSLSRLKERDGSAFFPEDALAAGERLAADFHRGHLNPRVTATWEPRIASRGKGEAGGALDLTEAAMAARARFSRAADAMGPELSGVAIDICCFEKGLETVERERLWPARSAKLLLRAALLSLARHYAPPVPPARGKDRPKERHWGDADYRPSLR, encoded by the coding sequence ATGAATGAACTGAAAAACGCCCAGACCGCTTCGGCTCATCGCATCCTGCTGCCGCTTCTGCGTTGTATCGCGTCCGGTGCGGCTGATGTCACCGAGGAGGGGAACGAGATCGTCCTGCGCCGCAAGCGCCCGGGGCAGGCAGTTCAGCGGTTTCCGACCGAGACGGTGCGGCTTGCCGTTTCCTCGGGCTTGCTGGAGTGGCGGCAGAACAGCCTTTCCGCCGCACCGCCGCTTGCCTCCTATCTGAAACGGGCCACGGCAAAGGACCGGGACGAGGTGTTTCAGGAGCAGCACCGGGATATACAGACCGTCGTGGTTGAGATCGACGAAACGAAACAGCCGGCCCGGCGCAACCTCAACACCGCGCCGCTCACCAGCCTTTCACGATTGAAGGAGCGGGATGGCAGCGCATTTTTTCCTGAAGACGCGCTGGCGGCGGGCGAGCGCCTCGCTGCCGATTTTCATCGCGGCCATCTCAATCCCAGGGTCACGGCGACGTGGGAACCGCGCATTGCCAGTCGCGGCAAGGGGGAGGCGGGAGGCGCCCTTGATCTCACCGAAGCTGCAATGGCCGCAAGGGCGCGGTTTTCCCGCGCGGCGGATGCGATGGGCCCGGAACTTTCGGGCGTCGCCATCGATATCTGCTGCTTCGAAAAGGGGCTGGAGACGGTGGAGCGGGAAAGACTATGGCCGGCGCGCTCGGCGAAATTACTGCTCAGGGCAGCGCTGCTCTCGCTCGCCCGCCACTACGCGCCGCCTGTTCCCCCTGCGCGGGGCAAGGATCGCCCCAAGGAACGCCATTGGGGCGACGCGGACTATCGCCCTTCTCTCAGATAG
- a CDS encoding SufE family protein — MASLETILDDFAFLDDWEDRYRYVIELGKALPELPEDKRTPENKVQGCASQVWLVSHSDGAEDPLMTFEGDSDAHIVRGLVAIVLTVYSGRKASEIADLDAIEVFSKIGLVEHLSAQRANGLRSMIKRIRDEARLLAA; from the coding sequence ATGGCCTCTCTCGAAACGATCCTCGACGACTTCGCTTTCCTCGACGACTGGGAGGATCGCTATCGTTATGTCATCGAACTCGGCAAGGCCCTTCCCGAGTTGCCGGAGGACAAGCGCACGCCCGAGAACAAGGTGCAGGGATGCGCCAGCCAGGTCTGGCTCGTCAGCCACAGCGATGGCGCGGAAGACCCACTCATGACCTTTGAAGGCGATTCGGATGCGCATATCGTGCGCGGCCTCGTCGCCATCGTGCTCACCGTCTATTCAGGCAGAAAAGCATCCGAAATTGCCGATCTGGATGCCATCGAGGTGTTTAGCAAGATTGGGTTGGTGGAGCACCTCTCCGCACAGCGCGCCAATGGCCTGCGCTCGATGATCAAGCGCATCCGCGACGAAGCCCGGCTGCTGGCGGCCTGA
- a CDS encoding putative monovalent cation/H+ antiporter subunit A, translated as MTSDVTALTFLSLFLPFLAALAAPALVKRFGHNAAWIIAIAPAFAFVHFALMLPQIAAGGVVTGGYAWVPSFNLSFSWFIDGLSLTFALLITGIGVLIVLYAGGYMKGHPQQGRFLSFLLLFMGAMLGVVVSDSVLMLFVFWELTSITSFLLIGFDHERAASRRAALQALVVTGGGGLLLLAGLIFIWDISGLTQLSMLVRGGDILRDSPFYLAALLLVLGGAFTKSAQFPFHFWLPNAMEAPTPVSAYLHSATMVKAGVYLLMRLNPVLGDTAAWQILLPFFGGLTMLTGALLAVRQTDLKLMLAYTTVSSLGLLVMLTGFGSDHAIEAAVLYLVAHSLFKGALFMVAGIIDHETGTRDVTKLAGLRKAMPITFAAALAAAISMAGLPPFFGFLAKEEIYYALAHGNPRAVLFTGIAILGNGLMFAVAFAVGLKPFLGKPVKTPKNAHEGPLLLWLGPALLALKGFTIALFAGIAHFYISTPMASAIAGEPRPVEISLIPHIGVPLGLSLLTIALGITLYTQLSRVRSLMDRSFKALGAGPDRGFDVFIETLVRMSFHVTRLIQPGRLEFYVTATFAVIAAVLLVPLFLYDELPSIPAWPHDMPIHELTFIVIAVAGLLAVLTASSRLTAIIALGIQGFAVAVIFLLFGAPDLSFTQFMVETLSVVILTLVMTRLRLSPSDHRGLGQKLLDSTIAIACGTGFALFLMRATQASFDNRLTDFYNTYSKVIAHGANVVNVIIVDFRGTDTLGEIAVVMITGLAILALIRIRPAAVLKGPAKTVKKKGART; from the coding sequence ATGACATCAGATGTCACGGCGCTGACATTCCTGTCGCTGTTTCTGCCGTTTCTGGCAGCGCTTGCCGCGCCGGCCCTCGTGAAAAGGTTCGGCCATAATGCCGCATGGATCATCGCGATCGCGCCGGCTTTCGCCTTCGTGCATTTCGCGCTGATGCTGCCGCAGATTGCGGCGGGCGGCGTGGTGACGGGCGGTTATGCCTGGGTGCCGAGCTTCAATCTCAGCTTCTCCTGGTTCATCGATGGCCTGTCGCTCACCTTCGCGTTGCTGATAACAGGCATTGGCGTGCTGATCGTGCTTTATGCCGGCGGTTACATGAAGGGGCATCCGCAGCAGGGCCGGTTCCTGTCCTTCCTGCTGCTGTTCATGGGCGCGATGCTGGGCGTCGTCGTCTCCGACAGCGTGCTGATGCTGTTCGTGTTCTGGGAACTCACCTCAATCACGTCCTTCCTGCTGATCGGCTTCGACCACGAGCGCGCCGCCTCGCGCCGGGCTGCGCTACAGGCGCTGGTGGTGACGGGCGGTGGTGGGCTGCTGCTGCTTGCTGGGCTGATCTTCATCTGGGACATCAGTGGTTTGACGCAATTGTCGATGCTGGTGCGCGGCGGCGATATTCTGCGCGACAGCCCGTTTTATCTGGCGGCGCTGCTTCTGGTCCTTGGCGGTGCCTTCACCAAATCGGCGCAGTTTCCCTTCCATTTCTGGCTACCCAACGCCATGGAAGCGCCCACGCCGGTCTCGGCCTATCTGCATTCGGCAACCATGGTTAAGGCCGGCGTCTATCTCCTGATGAGGCTCAACCCGGTTCTCGGCGATACTGCCGCCTGGCAGATCCTGCTGCCCTTCTTCGGCGGCCTGACCATGCTCACCGGCGCGCTGCTCGCCGTGCGCCAGACCGATCTGAAGCTGATGCTTGCCTATACCACCGTCTCCTCGCTCGGCCTGCTCGTCATGCTCACGGGCTTCGGCTCGGACCACGCCATCGAGGCGGCGGTGCTTTATCTGGTGGCGCATTCGCTGTTCAAGGGCGCCTTGTTCATGGTCGCTGGCATCATCGATCACGAGACCGGCACCCGCGATGTCACGAAGCTCGCCGGCTTGCGCAAGGCCATGCCCATCACCTTCGCCGCCGCACTTGCCGCGGCCATCTCCATGGCCGGCCTGCCGCCATTTTTCGGCTTCCTCGCCAAGGAAGAGATTTATTATGCGCTGGCGCATGGCAATCCGCGCGCCGTGCTGTTCACCGGCATTGCCATTCTCGGCAACGGGCTGATGTTCGCCGTCGCCTTCGCCGTGGGCTTGAAACCCTTCCTCGGCAAGCCGGTGAAAACGCCGAAAAACGCGCATGAGGGACCGCTGCTGCTCTGGCTCGGTCCGGCGCTTTTGGCGCTGAAGGGGTTCACCATAGCGCTCTTTGCCGGCATCGCGCATTTTTACATCTCCACCCCCATGGCAAGCGCGATTGCGGGTGAGCCGCGCCCGGTGGAAATCTCGCTCATTCCCCATATCGGCGTGCCGCTTGGCCTGTCGCTGCTGACGATCGCGCTCGGCATTACCCTTTACACCCAGCTTTCAAGGGTGCGCAGCCTGATGGACCGCAGCTTCAAGGCGCTCGGGGCCGGGCCGGACAGGGGCTTTGACGTCTTCATCGAAACGCTGGTGAGGATGTCCTTCCACGTCACGCGGCTTATCCAGCCCGGCCGGCTGGAGTTTTACGTCACCGCCACCTTCGCCGTCATCGCCGCCGTACTGCTGGTGCCGCTGTTCCTCTATGACGAACTGCCGTCGATCCCGGCCTGGCCGCATGATATGCCCATCCATGAGCTGACCTTCATCGTCATCGCGGTGGCCGGTCTCCTCGCGGTGCTGACGGCATCGAGCCGGCTGACGGCCATCATCGCGCTCGGCATACAGGGTTTTGCGGTGGCGGTCATCTTCCTGCTGTTCGGCGCGCCTGATCTCTCCTTCACGCAATTCATGGTCGAGACGCTCTCGGTGGTCATCCTGACGCTCGTCATGACGCGGCTGCGCCTGTCCCCGTCGGACCATCGCGGGCTTGGCCAGAAACTGCTCGATAGCACCATCGCCATTGCCTGCGGAACCGGCTTTGCCCTGTTCCTGATGCGGGCGACGCAAGCGAGCTTCGACAACCGCCTGACCGACTTCTACAATACCTATTCCAAGGTCATCGCCCACGGCGCGAATGTGGTGAATGTCATCATCGTCGATTTCCGCGGCACGGATACGCTCGGCGAAATCGCCGTCGTGATGATAACCGGTCTTGCCATCCTCGCGCTCATCCGCATCCGCCCCGCCGCCGTCCTCAAGGGGCCGGCGAAGACGGTGAAAAAGAAGGGAGCGCGGACATGA
- a CDS encoding sensor histidine kinase, with protein MREKAVALVDHAAGRWLARMEEDAERRAGTIARLRRLIAFSAVGLFIVPALFSLVFSPAIALPIGAAVVLALYLAAAALLIAFSRPAGGFSSPSAPSGDEDMIAAAQVPGLVLTLNENGLVERVSGRDRDSFPADLKASKGEIFAEYVYVSDRIELMQAFDLLRQGEDKATAELRFETGAKSRQTQFMHVRIEMTAIRGATGRLRRIVAQLSDVTEMERLRRDVARKAAEAESANDAKSRFLAAVSHELRTPLNAVLGFSDILAGEYFGRLENDRQREYVGLIRQSGAHLLSVVNTMLDMSKLEAGRYELLMESFPISETIASCEAMLGLQAKEKGLTLTSRIQRGIGEISADQRAIRQVLINLAGNAIKFTDAGGVVSIDAAREGGMLKLTVSDTGIGIASDKIELLGQPFMQVQNEYTRRYEGTGLGLSLVKGLVALHGGTFVITSKPAEGTVVTITLPADGSGMVGGGENAETECMVEFPPRIRQLGDMAAKMKKDGDDGPAKAKIA; from the coding sequence ATGAGAGAAAAAGCGGTCGCACTGGTCGACCATGCCGCGGGCAGATGGCTTGCGCGCATGGAAGAGGACGCCGAAAGGCGCGCCGGAACCATTGCACGCCTGCGCCGGCTGATCGCCTTCAGCGCCGTCGGCCTTTTTATTGTACCAGCCCTGTTCAGCCTTGTTTTCAGCCCCGCTATCGCGCTGCCCATCGGCGCGGCCGTGGTGCTGGCGCTTTATCTCGCCGCCGCCGCGCTGCTGATTGCCTTTTCACGTCCCGCAGGCGGTTTCTCTTCGCCTTCGGCGCCTTCCGGCGATGAGGATATGATCGCCGCCGCGCAGGTGCCCGGCCTCGTTCTCACCCTCAATGAAAACGGTCTCGTCGAGCGCGTCTCCGGCCGCGACCGCGACAGTTTCCCCGCTGATCTCAAGGCCAGCAAGGGCGAGATCTTTGCTGAATATGTCTACGTCTCCGATCGCATCGAACTGATGCAGGCTTTCGACCTGCTGCGGCAGGGCGAGGACAAGGCTACGGCCGAGCTTCGGTTCGAAACGGGAGCAAAATCGCGCCAGACGCAATTCATGCACGTCCGTATCGAGATGACTGCAATCCGCGGCGCGACCGGCCGCCTGCGCCGTATCGTCGCCCAGCTTTCAGATGTCACTGAGATGGAGCGCCTTCGCCGGGACGTTGCCCGCAAGGCGGCGGAGGCGGAATCGGCCAATGACGCCAAGTCGCGTTTCCTTGCCGCCGTCAGCCATGAGCTGCGCACGCCGCTCAACGCCGTCCTCGGTTTTTCCGATATTCTGGCCGGCGAATATTTCGGCCGGCTGGAGAATGACCGCCAGCGGGAATATGTCGGCCTGATCCGCCAGTCCGGCGCGCATCTCCTGTCCGTCGTCAACACCATGCTGGATATGAGCAAGCTCGAAGCCGGTCGTTACGAATTGCTGATGGAAAGCTTCCCGATTTCGGAGACCATAGCGTCCTGCGAAGCCATGCTCGGCCTGCAGGCGAAGGAAAAAGGCCTGACATTGACCAGCCGCATCCAGCGCGGTATCGGCGAAATCTCGGCCGATCAGCGCGCCATCCGGCAGGTCCTCATTAATCTCGCCGGCAATGCCATCAAATTCACCGATGCGGGTGGTGTGGTGTCAATCGACGCCGCGCGTGAAGGTGGGATGCTGAAGCTGACGGTGAGCGATACCGGCATCGGCATCGCATCCGACAAGATCGAATTGCTGGGCCAGCCTTTCATGCAGGTTCAGAATGAATATACCCGTCGCTATGAGGGCACGGGTCTGGGACTGTCCCTGGTCAAGGGGCTTGTGGCACTGCATGGCGGCACTTTCGTCATCACCAGCAAGCCCGCCGAGGGAACGGTCGTAACGATCACCTTGCCTGCCGACGGTTCCGGCATGGTAGGTGGCGGTGAAAACGCTGAAACCGAATGCATGGTGGAATTCCCGCCGCGCATCCGCCAACTCGGCGACATGGCTGCGAAGATGAAGAAGGATGGTGACGATGGCCCCGCGAAAGCGAAAATCGCCTAA
- a CDS encoding helix-turn-helix domain-containing protein: MPSDTLLLSAAARPRMQAVDRPFRHWPPVAGREEIARLCRLVRQLTGEMVQLTGDRFAARRDRRRIECHIRQIAMYVCHVALGIPMSDIGPCFGRDRTTVGHACQVVEDRRDEPAFDEFVAVLERLVVGIFSVMKGGRDE, from the coding sequence ATGCCGTCGGATACATTGCTTCTGTCTGCCGCCGCGCGGCCTCGCATGCAGGCTGTCGATCGCCCTTTCCGTCACTGGCCGCCGGTTGCCGGACGGGAGGAGATTGCCCGTCTTTGCCGTCTGGTGCGGCAGCTCACCGGGGAGATGGTGCAATTGACGGGTGATCGCTTTGCGGCGCGTCGCGACCGCCGACGCATCGAATGCCACATCCGTCAGATCGCGATGTATGTCTGCCATGTCGCGCTCGGCATCCCCATGTCGGATATCGGCCCCTGTTTTGGCCGGGACAGAACGACGGTGGGCCATGCCTGCCAGGTGGTCGAGGACCGGCGTGACGAGCCGGCCTTTGATGAGTTCGTCGCCGTGCTGGAGCGGCTTGTCGTCGGCATTTTCAGCGTGATGAAAGGAGGAAGGGATGAATGA
- a CDS encoding Na+/H+ antiporter subunit B: MNTLILRTVAPVVTSLMVLFSIFVLLRGHNEPGGGFIGGLIAVSALSIYGIAYGVTAVRRAIVFHPLSIAGAGLLLAMLSGLVSMASGVPFMTGLWVYPSLFGVEVPLSTVMSFDIGVYLVVVGAITSIALALEERESD, encoded by the coding sequence ATGAACACGCTCATCCTGCGCACGGTCGCGCCTGTCGTGACCAGCCTCATGGTGCTGTTTTCCATCTTCGTTCTGCTGCGGGGCCATAACGAGCCGGGCGGTGGATTTATCGGCGGGTTGATTGCCGTCTCCGCACTCTCGATCTACGGCATCGCCTATGGCGTGACGGCGGTCCGGCGCGCCATCGTCTTTCATCCGCTCTCGATTGCCGGGGCAGGGCTGCTTCTGGCCATGCTGTCAGGCCTCGTCTCCATGGCATCAGGCGTGCCTTTCATGACCGGCCTCTGGGTCTATCCGAGCCTGTTCGGCGTCGAGGTGCCGCTCTCCACCGTCATGTCCTTCGATATCGGGGTGTATCTCGTCGTTGTTGGTGCCATCACCTCCATTGCACTGGCGCTGGAAGAAAGGGAAAGCGACTGA